The sequence agatccaaccagtccatcctaaaggagatcagtcttaggtgttcattggagggactgatgcggaagctgaaactccaatactttggccacctcatgcgaagagttgactcattggaaaagaccctgatgctgggaggaattgggggcaggaggagaaagggacgacagaggatgagatggctggatggcatcaccgactcaatggacatgagtttgagtaaactccgtgagttggtgatgatggacagggaggcctggcatgctgtgattcatggggtcgcaaagagttggacatgactgagcgactgaactgaactgaagataaggAAAGTGGCTAGTACTGTTTGTCATATACCATATGTTCAATCCAAGGGCTACTTTTGTAGTTATCACCGTCATGTTCTTTGTCATAATCATTAAAGATGATGGCTTTCTGTGAATAAGGACCAAAAAGGAGGGTAATAAGCACCAGaactggaaggaaagaaaggacacATGATCAGAATATTAAGTTTTTAAAGGCAGAATGTGTTGATGGAGAATAGAGTGATACATGTGAATAATATATGATAAAGTCAGTAAAATCAAATAACACTAGAATCTAAGTagtacaaaattattttaagtttgcTGTGTGttggaaaaaaacttttttattataaaatgtttggaAAAATTCAAGGCtaccatttctctctctttctcatcctaattttaCTGTAAACCTTGCATCATTCCCATTGCCCCCACCtctacccacccccccacccccgcccacatacacactcacaaatACTTAAAGGCAAGGATGATTGATTTTTCCTTGTGCCTTGATATTTCACATAGAGTGAAGAACTTGTAATTCACTTCCTGGCCTAAATTGCAAGCTGTTTTTATTAAAGTggttccctcccttcccccagaagtcatactttttatttccttctggtTCAGCTGATAGCTCCAATTTATCCACGTCAGCAATCAATGTCTCTTACATCCCAGAATCCTCCCTTGCACCCTGTTGTTCTCAGGCCCCCAACTTCTGGAGTCAAATAGTTTCTCACCAGGAAACTACAGAGCAGAATAAGATGGGGCCTGGGATTGAAACCCTGTTTCCAGAGCACTTGAAATGTTGAAGTCAATCGCAGTTTTCTCTTGTTGCTATGGCACAGGTGACCCTGTAGAGTCGCCAGCCTGGAAACTGACAGACACAGATCAGCCTGCACTGGTTGCCATGGTGAGGAAGAATCTTGGAGAAGCATGCTTTCTCCATACCCATTGGTACCTGGCATGTCAGGAGCCCAGAGCTGCAAGAGAGTGCTAAAAGCTCTCatcaaattgttaacatttaGGCAGGAATTCAATTGTGCTTGATTGTCTGAGGGTAATGCTTCATTAAAGAGATTGTCACAGGGAGGAGAAATGCTGGAGCCTTCAGAAACCTGGAAAACAAAGTATTAAAAGCAAATTCCACGGTTTTTTAACTGACTTGTTCTTGAtctttttcaaaagaaagttTAATTGACTCCATAAAGAAATGTTTAATCTATGGCAATCAACTTCCTTTCATCTAATATTTGTCAAAATGCTGTCCCCAAGCTAACAAAtcagaaacaaagatcatggcatctggtcccatcacttcatggcaaatagatggagaaacaatggtaacagtaacagactttattctcgtggtctccaaaatcactgcagatggtgactgcagccatgaaattaaaagacgcttgctccttggaagaaaagctataaccaacctagacagcatattaaaaagcagagacattactttgccaacaaaggtccatctagtcaaagttatgcttTTTCCAGGAGTCTGGTatgattgtgagagttggaccataaaaaaggctgagtgccaaaaaattgatgcttttgaactgtggtgttggagaaaactcttgagagtcctttggactgcaaggagatccaaccagtccatcctaaaggactgTCTGTATAtttattgtaaggactgatgttgaagctgaaactccaatactttggccacctgatgtgaagaactgactcattgggaaagaccctgatgctgggaaagattgcaggcaggaggagaaggggatgacagaggatgagatggttgaatggtgtcaccaactctatggacatgagtttgagcaaactccagcagttggtgatggacagggaagcctggcatgctgcagtccatggggtcacaaagagtcggacacaactgagcgactgaactgaagctaacAAATCAGAATCTGTGAGGGTGGGGCCCAGGCACAGCAGTTTTAGCAATGTCCCTAAGGTTTTAGGTGCACTGATGTTTGAAAACTACTGCTCTAGTATAGCTATATAACTTTAAAGTCTCATAACAAAACAACAATTCCTGTCAGTAGCACCAaaacatgggctttccaggtagcacagtgtgaaaaacctgcctgccaatgcagaagctgcaggagacacaggtttgatccctggatctggaagatcccctggaataggaaatggcaagccaccccagtatgcttgcctgggaaattccgtggacagaggagcctggcagactacagtccatggggtcacaaagggcagAACTCGACTGAAAGTGTAGCATGAGCACCAGCGAGCACCAAAACATCTCCCTATTCTGGATCCTTTTTGTCATGTCCTTACAACACCATGGCTCCCTAAGAGCTGCactcttttaaagatatttgtcCACCAAACAAATTGCATGTACAGCCAGCCCTCGGTATCCTTGGATTCCGCATCCACAGATTCAGCCAGTCCTGGTCTCAGGCAGTTGAATCAGTGGATGCAAAACCCACAGATACAGGGCTGACAGTACTGTGTCATTTTCTAGAAGGAACTTGAGCATTGGCAGACTTAAGTGTCTGCCTTAGGTTCACTCAGGTGAACCGCCTGGTTCAGGGGACCTAGAACCAATCTCCACGGATACCGAGGGATGACTATATTGAATGATGGTTATTCCCCCTTTTTATCAAATACTCATGTAACCCCCTTCAGCTCAGGTGAATGCATATTGCTCACTAGACTTTCAGAGATCAACAACAATCATTCAATCTCTTCAGTCCTACCTTCACTGACCCTTAGCGATCTGAGCATCCCAAATCGAGATTACAGAAACTGCTGAAGAACTCCATCAAAGAGAGGTTCTGAGATTCTGACTCATGTTAAACAGAAGCAATAACAAGATCTGTCCTTCTTCTAAGGAACGTaaacttatttattctttcactaCTTATAACCACCCCTGTCCCAATATGGATAGAATTCAAAGTAATTCACAAAGATTCATAAAATAACCTAAATTGGCACAACCTTCTACTCATTCCCTAATAGCTCATCTCCCTTTCCTTTACAGTATTACTACTCCTCATTTTTAGCTGAAACACATGGCTACCCACATTTCTCAGCTGTCCTtatagctgctgctaagtcacttcagtcgtgtccgactctgtgcgaccccatagacagcagctcaccaggctcccccatccctgggattctccaggcaagaacactggagtgggttgccatttccttctccaatgcatgaaagtgaaaagtgaaagtgaagtcactccatcgtgtctgactgttagtgaccccatggtctgcagcctaccaggctcctctgtccacggggttttccaggcaagagtactggagtggggtgccattgccttctccggtcctTATAGCTAGGTGTACCCAAATGCCTAAGGTCTggtctctgtgtgtatgtatgtgtgtgctcagtcatgtctgactctttgtgaccccatggactgtagcccaccaggttcccctgtccttggaatttcccaggcaagaatactggagcaggttttcacttccttctccaggggctcttcctgaagGCCTGGTCAATGGGATGTAAATGAAAGCTATTTGCACAACTTCTAGGAAGTATCCTTAAAAGGGAGGATTGATGTGTCTTTTCCTGATGATTGACTGTGGACATGATGGTAAGAGTAGCCTTCTTGGATTATGAGTTGGAAGCTGTGTGTTGAAGATGACAGAGCAACACAATGGAAGTCTGGGCTCCTAATGACCGTGGAACTACCCTTCCAGACTTGGACTACTTACCCAGAATTTTACCTGAGAAAAAATGAAGCTTGTATGGtgtctcagactgtaaagaaactgcctgcaatgcaggagacctgggtttgatccctgagtcgggaagatccccggagaagggaatggcaacacactctagtatccttgcctggagaattctacggccagaggaacctggtgggctactatccatggggttgcaaagagttagacaggaatGAGCGCCTAACACTTTTACTTCCACTTCATCTAGATTAAGCCACTGGCATTCTGAGTTTTTCATTCCACAGGCAAACCTAATCCTTACCACTAAGGCAAATGagggaaaaaagattttaaaacatacaataaagacagaaataaacttaggacaaaaataaataccataaaGTCTTATGTATTTGCTGTGAATGAGTTGCAACTTTAGCTTCAAGCTTTCTAATGGTCAGTGCAACAACAAGACCTTTAAGGACACATCTCAGTGTCAtaaggttttttccttttcttttcattgctcAGGAGAAAAACAACTGTTCCTGATGCTAAGAGCAAATTAATTTATCTTAAGAGTCTCCATAAGGAGGGCATCCATCCCATAATATAATAACAGCAactaccacaacttccttatggTAGAAACAATTGTTTCATGATGTTCTTCAATACAGGCCAGGAGAATCCAAGTTTAGGTAATTTGACATTGCCCTGTCCACCAGTTTACATAGTGTGCTAGATTGATGGCCCTCCTATCTCTCGCAACCACTAGCTAGGTAGGACTTAAAGAGGTAACAGGTGAGAGGATAAGAAGTCGTTTAAGAAGCCAAATTCTTATACACTCAACCCATCTCCAACTTGTCTACCACCCATATCACCACCATCAACGAGAAATGGGCAGAATTGATATATCTTCTCTTTTATATCCCCCAAGCTTTCTTTTTATGacattttctccttaaaaaaaaccttgaagctattttaatttaaattttatagattattttaaacCTGTTAaaatttgtgtgtgcgtgtgtgtctgcatgCACTGGAAGAGGAATTCAAGGTGTAATTTTTCAATTTCTAATCCCTACATATCTCTGAATTGTACAATACAGGTAGATAATGAACAAAAATCAAGTATGTAAGGCAATCAtttaccaagaaagaaaaaaggccaCAGGGACTAAAAATTTAACTTATGGGTCATATATCCTAACTATGGAtacaaagtggcaaacattagcAGTTTATATCCCATGAAACAAACCAAAATGTTTTCCAACACAACATTCTTTTGCTAGGGGCAGAAAAGTCACAGAGACACAATTTCAAAATTTCTAGTGAGATGCCTTCTGATGGAATCTCATGCCTGCTCCATTGATTCTCCAGCATTTCAAGCAGGATCTTGCCCTCCAAAGACCTGCTGCTACTCTTGCCTGGGTTTCTTTCTGGCTTTatcctgttgaatgaatgatttgtGAGAGTGTGTGAGGGAAGTGAGTGGTGAACATGTGCTGCCTAGACCATTTGGTTACATACTTCACATCCAGTGTGGTCCCTTTATATACTGTGGCTAGGTTTTGTTAAGACATGCTTTCCTATCACCCAACATTAGATTTGAGAATAGAAGGatacattgttttttgtttggtgGTTTTTACCCTGAGCATTACTTGTTTTCATGAGGCAGATATTGTTCTTAGTTTGGTAGAGAGCTGAGAAGTCTATCTGCAATCATTCCAAGGAACTCAAGTCCCAGAGAAACAACACAAAATGAATTCCTCTTGATCCCTCAGAGAGGATGATGGAACATCTCCTTTCCcccatttaatttaaattaactgTCCAATTCCCCTAGGCAGCTACAGGCAAACATCTCAAAACTTTTATCACACTGGTCTAGTTGCTATCCCCCCATGGTTCAAAGCCACCTTTTCATTTATACATGGAATTCACAAAGAAATTCATTTCCCACAATCTCTAATTAGGATCAGCTTAGTCTGAAACTGTGcagcaaataggaaaatgagaggATTAGAGAATATCCTTTATAGCAGCTACAAATAACTTTTTAATCAATCTGGATATTCCTCTCCAAGAAATCACTTTTCTCTTCCACTGAGGAAATACGCAGTTTTTGCCTGTCATTAGCAACAATCTCAGCATCATAATAAAAGTAAtagtgataattttttaaaatgccaaccAACATCTGGatagatttttctcatttaaaacgACTTTTATTTGCATTATCATCTCCTGTGATCTTATACCTGCTTTGTGTGCAGTAAAGTgggtgtttttatttcatttcacaggGACAAGGCAAAGGGGTTCACTGTGGAAACTCATGTTACTGTGGTTTGTCTGATCAACCTTAGACAAGCTGATGATGATGTCTCTGAATTTCAGtaaatctataaaatgaggataaaaatagTACCTACCACAAACAGGTGCTATGATGTGCAGTAACAGACATGCAGTAACCCTATAAAGCCTTGTAACTTCTGGCTGAGGATGGAGGGGCGAGTTGGTCTTCCCAAGGACGGACAGTTTAATCTGCAGAACCAGGAAGAACCTGACCTCTCAACTCcagacctggggcttccctgaagcAAGAATCTATTAAGGAgtgaaactggggcttccctggtggctcagtagtaaagaatctgcctgccgatgcaggagacatgggttcagtccctgattcagaagatctcacatgtcacagagcaaccaagcctgtgtaccacaacaacTGGGCCCATGCTTTACAGCCagggagccacaactaccaagctcTCGTGCTGTAACTACCGAAGCCCACACGCCCTacggcctgtgctccacaacaagaaaaaccaccacaatgagaagcccatgcatcgcaactagagagcagccccactCACCTCAAGTAGAGAAAAAAACCACAGAGCCATgaaaatccagcacagccaaaaataaataaaattattttttttaaaaaaggagcaaAACCAAAGTCAGATCAGACATTTACAACACTTACACCTCTCTTTCTGCCATCCCAGCAGCTATGTGAGCTAATGTGAGCTTAAAGAATGAAAGGATTAGATAACTAACTCTTCTTTGGGGCTGGAAGGCCTCACAAACATTTGATGATCAATGGAAGAGTCTGTAAATTATAAACAGAACTCACAGAATGGTGCGTGGAATCCTAAAGCCTGGAAAATCTGTCCCGTATTGCTTCTCTGATCCAGGACACATAGGGAAAATGCACAGTGCTGAAGTCCACAGCTGGCCACAAGGTGGCAGAATGTCACCAGCAAGGACACTCAATCCCATACTTCATGATGGAGCAAATTAGGCCAGTGCGCTGATTGGTGTCTGACACCCAAGATGACAAAAGAAATAGTCCAATTAACATCAGCCCTAAAGTAGAGTTAGTGCCAAACATTCTGCAAATGCAATTCTTCTGCCTAAATGCTCAGCTCTTATTCCAAACAGTAACACAGGCACCTCATCAATCTTCAACCACAAAAAGGAACCTTGAGGTGACCATGACCATTCCAACACATATGACTACTTCTATTTTTATTAATCCCAACTTTTAGACATATAACTTTAGGTGTTGAGAGCCATCCTCCAGAATCCCCAGAGCTAtcttatataatattttcttgtaAAGATGAAGAtatctaaaaaattaaattatctcCCTATAACTCAATTACCATAGAGACTTTAAAACCTGGATTTTCCTACTAACCTACCTGTTTCTGAGCTATCTTCTTTTTTACTCTCTACAAAAGAGAATGtttcaacattgtaaagcagttattgttcaattaaaaataaattaaaatgacaaaaaataatttttttaaaaaaagtgaatgtTTAAGGAATAAtggaataatttaaataatagccTAACAATATACAAGGTTTTACACAGACTTGTATTGTTTTAGAGTTAGATGGTAACTGGGAGATTATTTGTTAATACTTTAATGCCCTTCTTTTCCCATGGCAGAAAGTTGTAGTTCCAGAAGTTAGTTAACTTGCCTAAGATAACACGGAAAGTCAGTTCAGAACTGAGACCTGAACTATTGTCATCTGACTTTCAGGACTGttgctcagtcgcccagtcgtgtctgactcttgggaccccatggactgcagcatgccaggcatccctgtccctcaccatctcctggagttttcccaagctcatgttcattgcatcagtgatgctgtcctgCCATCTCATTCCctattgccctcttctctttatgccctcaatctttcccagcatcagggactttcagGATAGTTTGGACTAATTTTGACCTTTTATTTAACTATGTCAGAAAATTCATGATTGTCCTTTACCTTATAGAATAGAAAAGTCACTAGCAAGAAGAGAAAATACCAGTCCAGTATCATGTCATGTGTTCTAGCAGTTCAGCTGGTTCTGTGATAGAAATGCAACAGCAGTTAAGACAAAATCTGAGAAGTTTCATGATAAAGATCcctccacaaaaaaagaaaaaattaaaaccctAACAGATAATCTAGGAGTGAGTCTCTCTAGGACTTGAAAAAGAACCTACCAGGTCACAGCCACTCCACTGAAATATGAGATTGAATAAaattcaggcagaaggaacaaaATGCCTCTCCAGGGACTCTAGAGACCCAGAGCCTGTCTCAGAAGGTGTGATTATAAAGTAATCggtttgattttaaaagaaacgCAACCAGTGCTTACCCATCTAAGTGAGCAGTCATTTTGGGAAGCTGTGTATTTGTGCCAGAAATGTTGCAGCCACTTAAACACTAACTCTTCTTTGGGACTTGCCTTCAGAGTTTCACCATATTCTGCCAAATCGCTACCATGGGCATAAATCTTGGTTGTGTAAGGGTGGATTTGTTTCTGGAAAAAGAAGTAAGATGGGTGGTCAAGGCAGACAGTAATATTTGGGGATAAAACTGAGTTGCATATAGTCGTTGGGTCAATTCCCCCTGTGGTTTATAAATTTGACCAGATGGTTCATCTAAGGGAAAGATTCACCTATTGAGgggagtcaggaaaaaaaaattaaggtattACTAATATATGCATTACTGATTTCAAAATAAAGGCTTCTTAATTCCAGTTCTTAATCATTTTGCATCCACTGATGAGTTACTCTTTGTCTCTCCACTCACATCTTAGTTCCTCTAAGGGAAAAGGCCAATTATTAGATTAAACAACATGAAATTGCACCATTCAGCCATATTTGATCTACAAAAATCATACAATTCAAACTCATACATTTGACATCGTAATCTTTAGCAAAGTAGCAAAAAGGAGTTCaacagtgtgaagtgatatcgcCATGTTGAGATGGGTGTCAACACTGAATCACCAAAAAATGCTGAACAACTCCAAGAGAGGTAAACATCAGTTTCCTCCCTCCATAGTTCTACTTTTTATATGTTTAGGGGATTTTTCATTCTAATTTAAACTGCATATTCAAGGGTGAAAATGCCAGCCATGCCCGCCAGCGAACAGCCTCTCACAAACAGGACTGTTCTCAGTCTCAGTCTGAGTCATAACCGACTCATCATGGCCATATTCCACTCATTTGGAGGCAGATTTGCCAACCTGGTCCCTCTAGGTCCTGGGACTCAACAAGATAGGCCAGATGATTCAATTTGAACTTAACTGATGTCACTAAGGAACAGAGCGTACACTTGGCCTTTCCACCTCCCTCCCGCAGGGCGGATGGGACCTTGCATATTATGATTGAAGTTATTGTTCTCTGTTATCTATCCCTTCtggttctttttctttaagattacTTTGTTGCAAGAGTAATTTTTCTTaggtattttgtttcattttaagagTAAAATTTTTGTCCCAGTTTTGAGATATAATCCTCTGGTTTTTCTTCacttcatttttagttttatttttccttatcctGTTTTTACCATCAAAACAGGATTGAAGAAGCTATTCCACCATCCCTTCATTTGAATATTCAGGAAGTGTCATTCAGTATCACTAACCTGCCCGGGAGAAAAGACTAAGGGATTAAAGCAGAGAACTTCTGGATGCTATTTCAGCTTGTATGTCATTTAATGTTTGAGTGGAAACTGTGTGCCATCCATCTGCCTCCTACAGAATTCTCCTCTCAGGAAAAGCTTTGACTAAGGGGAAATGTCACTGGTAAAACCTGGCCCTGAGGAATTAACCAAGTGATTCACAAAGTTATGAAGATCCCATGCTGAAGAGATGCTTCCCGTTCAGAACACAGCATAGCAGGAGAAGACAAAGGCAGATGACAGAGCCCAGCACCTCCCATGAGGCTCACACCCCGAGCCCCTATCCCAACAGCCCATCGCCCTCAAAAATCATTATTGGTGGAAAGTCAATCAGCACGTTCAATTATATTGTGACAAATTTTATTGTTCACCTGTGCCTCAAAATGGAACAAGTGGGGCTACATGACTGTAGAATTATGATCTCTGCTGGGGACTTCCTGATGAGGTGGCCTCAGGGTGGCCTGGAGGCTTTCGCACATCCTTTGTGTTAGCCCAGGAGCAGCCTGACTGTCCTGAATTTCTGTTCCTTTTCATCACTGCTGCCTGGAAATGCATTtcttggtttattttctttttaacaaacttTTGTGATGACAAAAGCAATatgttttcaaagttaaaaaaaattagatcccATGTGTATTggatcatcacattgtacatcttaaataatattatgtgtcaattatatctcaatgaagttggaaaaaatgaaaaatgtcaataaggaaaaaaattcaaaacatcaTATTCTTATTCCCAAAGGTTACCACAGTTAACACTTATGTGTATAGCATTCCACACTTTCCTTCTATGCATATATatcccatatacatatataatcatTCATCCTTCCATGTTAATAAATCTTCTTCTAATCCAATACTTTTCAACCCCTCACTCCCATTGTATCCAAAATGTGTTAATGCTAGTTTAGCTAAACCAGCATCCAATCCAGGATCATGCATTAGACCATAttattatctttaattttcttttaatctagGACTCTCATCTTTTGTTACACATCACGGAGCCCTTGGAGACAGCAGGCCAGGTACCTAGCAGAAGTCCTATCCTCTTAAACTTGTCCTCCTATCTTCTTATTCCCTGTAAACTGAAGACTAGATCCAAAGGATGAGACACAAACACTTCCTGGCTAGGATCCATCAGAGAGCTGTAGTGTACTTCACATTGCCCCACACCAGGAGATAAGTAACACTCAGTTCCTACCATTAGTGACGCTATGATTGACCTCAGGGTTAAGGGAAACAAGCTTAATCCACTCAACCAGGAAGTAATCTGTGGGGTGTTACGTTAGCAAATAATTTTTGAGACATTACACCTTTGTAGCTGATATCCTGATCCTATATATATCATAAGTAAATAGAAAAGACCAAGAATGGAGTTAGAGTAAGAGAATGGGCAAGACCAAGACTTGAGGAGTGAGTAGTATTAGGGCATTCATGGTGCCTTTCCCTTTCCAAAGTGATTGATAGACGTTAATGCAGCTTGTTGTAAACTCATAAGCCCCAGAGACATTGAAGAGACTAAACACCTGATAAAGGCATCACTGgtattgtgtaattttttttttttcccccagaatagCTCTTCACAGATGGAGGACTCTGATTTCTCTTTTCACACTTATTAGTCAAAGTTACAATGCCAGGCTCACGTGTGCAAGTTCATCAGAAACAAGAGCTGGGTTTAATCCTCCCCAGAGGAGCCTAATCTAAGCCTGATCTGAGCGTGGTTGCTTCAGCTGAAATCCCATGTGCTGGGTATTGTCCCAGCCACAAGGCAACAGCAGGATCTGATCCCATCTCCCCACACACTCGCTTTAGTCCCATTCTCCATCGTGGGGGCCACAACTTTGTGACAATGACCTCATGCAGTGAGGTTGCTTGTTGAGCTACGGTTGCTGAGTTCACTGCTAGACAGGGAACATCAAATGGAGCCCTCTCAGGAATAGATAGTATGAGGCACCAATCCCCAGGAACAAGGACGACTGGTGCTCTTATTAGTCACGATGGTACGTGTTGTACTGCTTCGCTGCTGGCTTTCTGAAGATGAGAGGGGCACACTGCTTCAGACAGCAGGAAAAACCTGAATTTGTCAGGCCTTTCGGCAAGGATAACTGGAAAGGCTCACAAGAAGATGCCTCTGAATATGCTTGCCTCTGTGCCTCGGAGCAAAACATTTATGTGGTAACTCAACGTGGCTTGTCTGACTACCAGGATGACCTAATTTCCACAATAATAACAAAATTGTGCAATTAACCTGGATAAGGTAAATTGGCCCAAAGtgtgagaggaagagaaaacaaatgccACGTGCCCCAGAGAACAcacatgcgcgcgcgcgcgcactcacacacacacacacacacacagaggcaaccAGAATTTGGCCTCATGCAATATGATATATTTAGACAGTCTAGTTCAAGTGAAACTCTTAGGGCAGCTCCAATAAGTCTTCCTGTCTTTCCAACTGCACAGAAAGAAGACTTGAAAGCACTCCTGGGACCACTGCAGAGGTCTTATGAGAGCTCAGAGTTAAAAGGGGTTTCTTGCATGGCTGGTAGATACACAGCCTTTGGCCAAATGGAAACTTGATAACTTCTGACTAAATGATCCAACCAGGTAATCTCCTCCTAATGGCCATCAAGTtgaaaattaaaaggagaaagaatgcaatatatagaaaaatgGGTCCTAGAGGCTGTTCTACCTACTGCTTCAACTCCAAGAAGGCTCCTCTGGTCTCTGCTTTTAAACCAGTTCAGCTGGAAGCGTGCCAGCCGCCCTGCCAGCCACCCCTCATTGGCCACCTCTGACATGtagaaaagctgaaaatagaaccTTGAGCCATTTTCTCCACAGCTGAACCCTATAATTCTCTGTCTTTCTAAATATTAACAGCAGCCCTATTATGCCATCGTTTTAATAGTATTTGTCCCTTTTTGTGAtttggtttttgggttttttttttttttttttttggacaagcATGACCACTGCAGtacttttctttgggaaaaagcTTTTTGTGTAAAGAATGAAGTgcctttttatttgcttttctccctATGTAGCTAGGCATGCATGCTACATTTTCTCTTGATGGCTTTTATACTTGGTTAAAATCACCCAGAAAAAATCAGTAGGGAAGAGTAGAGTATTTCCTTAGTTACCCATTGGCCATAGTAACTGAAGTCCACAGAAATACATTTCCCATTTCTtattatagaattttattttaatataatcacTTGGATGCgctgtgttttgttttgagttTCTTTTCCAGCTTGAGGTCTAAAGTCtggttgatttcccttagttgctttcttgtttaaaatatttttttattaataaataaacactCAATTCTCTTCATTAAACCAGTGACCTTTGAGTTTTCtaacaaaattctccaaacctggAGCTAACACTTGACAATGCTTTGGTTGATAGGCACAAACAGATTAAACTGTCTGCCATGGGATATATTTTTCTCCCTGACTTAGAAGGATTCCCTG comes from Dama dama isolate Ldn47 chromosome 16, ASM3311817v1, whole genome shotgun sequence and encodes:
- the LOC133071433 gene encoding uncharacterized protein LOC133071433 → MDCSLPVSSLHGIFQARILEWVAMPYSRGSPGPRDRTGVSCVSCTKQIHPYTTKIYAHGSDLAEYGETLKASPKEELVFKWLQHFWHKYTASQNDCSLRWVSEGSSISPPCDNLFNEALPSDNQAQLNSCLNVNNLMRAFSTLLQLWAPDMPGTNGYGESMLLQDSSSPWQPVQADLCLSVSRLATLQGHLCHSNKRKLRLTSTFQVLWKQGFNPRPHLILLCSFLVRNYLTPEVGGLRTTGCKGGFWDVRDIDC